Genomic window (Caldibacillus debilis DSM 16016):
GGATCCATGGTCGGCGGCGGGGCTTTTAACCTGGCGGGAGACATGGCGCTCGGGGCCAATGCGGGTGCGGTCATCATCGGTTGGGTAATTACCGGTATCGGGATCATTGCCTTGGCCTTCGTCTTTCAAAATTTGACGATGCGAAAGCCGGAATTGGACAGCGGCATCTACAGTTACGCGAAGGAAGGTTTCGGATCCTTCCTCGGGTTCAACAGCGCATGGGGCTATTGGCTGTCCGCCTGGCTCGGAAACGTCGCTTATGCCACCCTGGTCTTTTCCTCCATCGGCTATTTCCTGCCGGTCTTCGAAGGAGGCCAGAACGTCGCCTCCATCATCGGCGCATCCGTCGTTTTGTGGCTGGTCCATTTCCTCGTCCTGCGGGGCGTGCACTCGGCCGCCTTCATCAACACGGTTGCGACGATCGCAAAGATCGTCCCGATTTTCCTGTTCATCGTCTGTGCCATCTTTGCCTTCCATTGGGACACGTTTACCCATGACTTTTGGGGAAGCGAAGGATTTTCCTGGTCTTCCGTGGCCGAACAGGTAAAGAGCACCATGCTCGTCACCCTCTGGGTATTCATCGGCGTGGAAGGCGCCGTCGTCATGTCTGAACGGGCAAAAGACAAATCCGACGTCGGAAAAGCGACGGTCATCGGCTTAATCAGCGTCTTGATCATATATGTCCTCATCTCCCTTCTGTCGCTCGGCGTCTTGTCCCGGGAAGAACTGGCGGATTTGCCGAATCCCGCCATGGCCTACGTCCTGGAAAGCATCGTCGGGAAATGGGGAGCGGTCATCATCAACCTCGGCCTGATCATTTCCGTGTTCGGCGCCTGGTTGAGCTGGACCCTTTTCGCCGCGGAACTTCCCTATGTAACGGCGAAGGACAAAATCTTCCCGAAATGGCTGGCGAAAGAAAACGAAAATAAAGCGCCCGTCAATTCCCTTTGGCTGACGAACGGATTGGTCCAACTGTTCTTGATTACCCTGCTGTTTTCGGAAAAGGCCTATAACTTCATGTTCTCTTTGGCTTCGTCAGCGATCCTGATTCCGTATATGCTGTCCGCTTTTTACCAAGTCAAATTGACCATCACGAAAGAAACTTACGACAAGAACGCCAACGGCTGGATGAAAGACGTGATTGTCGGCCTCGTCGCCAGCGTCTATGCGGTTTGGCTCGTCTATGCCGCAGGATTGGATTACCTCGTATTGACCATGCTGTTATACGCGCCGGGCATCATCTTGTACAAATGGACGAAAAAAGAAAACAAGGTCACCACGCCGGATACCGGGCTGGATAAAGGGCTGATGGTTCTCTTCGTCGTCCTGGCCGTATACGCCGTGTTCGGGCTGGCCACCGGCAGGATCACCATCTGACGTTTCAGGAATTACATCAGGCATGAAGCACCAGGTATGAAAGGAGAGCGCTTATGGAGAGAGAAAAAGTCGTTATCGCTTTAGGGGGAAATGCCATTCAGGCGGGGGACGGCACCGCGGAATCCCAGCAAAAAGCGATCGCCGAAACCGCCGTCCAGCTTGCGGAAATCATTAAACTCGGCTATCAAGTCGTCATCACCCACGGAAACGGGCCGCAAGTCGGGAACATTTTGCTCCAGCAAATCAAAGCGGATTCCAAACAAACGCCGGCCATGCCGCTCGATACTTGCGGCGCGATGAGCCAAGGGATGATCGGCTATTGGCTGGAAAAGGAAATGGACGCCCGGCTGCGCGCGGAAGGGATCGACAAAGAAGTGGCGGCCATCGTCACCCGGGTGGAAGTGGACCCGAAGGATCCGGCCTTTGAAAATCCGACAAAGCCGATCGGCCCCTTTTATTCCGAAGAAGAGGCCAAAAAAATCATGGAAGAAACCGGTGCGGTATTCCGGGAAGATGCCGGAAGGGGATGGCGGAGGGTCGTTCCTTCACCGAAACCGGTCAAAATCATGGAATACAAAATCATCGAAACCCTGATTGAAAATGGGTATATCGTCATCGCGGCCGGCGGCGGCGGGGTTCCCGTCTACAGGGAAGAAGGGAAAATCGTCGGCGTGGAAGGCGTCATCGACAAGGATTTTGCCTCCCAAAAGCTGGCCGAACTGATCGATGCGGATATCCTGCTGATCTTGACGGAAGTGGAAACCGCGTATATCAACTTTAAAAAACCCGGTCAGGAAGCATTGCGGGAAATCACGGCGAAAAAAGCGAGAGAATATGTGGAACAAGGGCAATTCGCCCAAGGCAGCATGCTCCCGAAAGTGGAAGCGGCCATCGCTTTCGCCGAATCCAAACCGGGAAGAAAAGGCATCATCACTTCCCTTGACAAAGGCTTGGACGCCTTGCTTGGGAAAACCGGAACGGTCATCACCGCGGAATGAACTTGGAAAGGGTGTCCCGGAAGGAAGGCGGGACTCCCTTTTCCTTTTCCTGCGGAAAATGCCCATTCTCCCTGCTGTCGGGACGAAGGGATGCCTGTTTTATGAAGAAGATCGTTGCTTTTTTGGAACGATCAAACTTTTCCATACAATGAGCGCTTCCCGCTTTTTTTCGCAGAATGATCGTTTTTTGAACAAGATGGATCCTTTTTCGGAAGAAGAGGCACCCCCCTTTCTTTTTTCTTGCCAGGAAGTCCGGGTTCTCCTTCGGATGGGATTCCCTTCCTTTCCCTGGACCGGAGAAACGCTGATGCGCCTCGCCCCGCTGTCTTTTGACCAAACCGAATCACCAGAGAAGTCCGTATAGACGTTTATCGATCAAATTCGTATCGACGGGACAAGCCTCCGCTTCCCGCCCGTATTGCCATCCCCAGCTGTTGGCCCGGCAAGGGACTTTTTTCGGGCTGAAAGGCGGCGCGTCGTTCCGTCCGGATGCGCCCGGATGGGGTTCGGCGCTCCAGAGGATGGTCTGGTCGGAAACCTTCGGATTTTCCGCCGCCGCCCGGCAGAAGGCTTCGGAAAAACCGCCGGTAACCGGGTCGTGGTAGATGCCGGGTTTGTAACCGCTCGGATTAAAGGCATCGACGAAGCCGCTGATCCAGCCGGCGTCCACGGGAAAAAAACGCTCCACATTGGCGAATAGCACTTTGCCGTCCGGGATTCCCAGACGCCTGGCGTGAAAGATCATATTGGCGGCGGTTACCCTCCCGTTCCTGTACCCTTTGGCCTGGCGAAACTGATTGTAAATCGGCAAAATTCTCGTTCCGCTGTCGTGCAAAAGCGCGATTTCCTTTTCCGTGACTCCCTCCGACTGCCCGGGGACCGTCGTCAAATACCGGCCCCAAAATTCCGGCTTTCCGTAATTGTACAAGACGCAATCATAGCTTTCTTTCGTTACCGAAAGGGCGGAATCCACACCCCAGACATACGGCATCGGTCATCCCTCCGCTTCTGTAAACGAATTTTCCATTCCCATCATATGTTCCGGTTAAAGATCAGCCACAAAGTCCGCCCGTTCCGCGGCCGCGGATCCCGGCAGGCGGCACAAAAAGGAGGATTTCGTCCATGTTGAAAGGAAAAAACAAACGAAGTTTGCGCAAAAAATTGTATGTATCCTTTTTATTCATTTTGCTTGTCCCGGGCTTATGCATATCCTTTTTTTCCTACCAGCAGGCGAAAAAGGGAATCGAATCAAAAATGCGGATGGCGGCGAAAGAAAACATTCAAATATTGGAATCCTATCTCGGCTCGTCCCTCGGTTCCAGGATAGAAGATGTCAACTATTATGCGGAGACGGTTTCCGCCGCCCGGCTGACGGAGGAAAGACAAGAGGACCTGTACCGCCGTTTCCGGGATTATTTGCAGCCGGATGATGAGGTTTTGGACCTCTATATCGGTACCGTTTCCGGAAAGATGATTTCATCGGATCCCGAGGCGGCCGATCCGGATTATGACCCGCGGGAGCGCCCCTGGTACAAAGAGGCCATGGCCGCCCGAGGGGAAATCGCCATCACGGCCCCTTATGTGGACAGTTTTACGGGGGACATGGTCGTTACCCTTTCCAAACGGCTCAAGGACGGTTCGGGGGTAATCGGCTTGGACCTGATCATCAATAAAATCCGGGATCTTGCCGACCATGCCCAAATCGGCAAGGAAGGCTACGTCTTTTTGCTGGATGATCAAAGGAAGTTCATCACCCATCCGGATGAAAAGCCCGGTACGAAGGCGAAACACGAATTTTTTGCCAAACTTTATGAGAAAAAGAGCGGGGAATTCGAATATGCCTTTCATGGCCAAAAATATATTACGATATTCACAACCGACGATTTGACCGGCTGGAAGATCGCCGGGACGATGAACGCTTCCGAAGTGGCCAAGGAGGCGCGGCCCATATTGAAGTCGACGCTCGTGATCATATTTACCGCCCTTTTGATCGGCATAGCCGCCGTCATGCTGATCATCCGTTCCATCCTTCAACCGGTCCGGGCCTTGAAGGACGCGGCCGATCATATCCGGAAGGGGGAAATCGGCGGGGAAATCCCGGTGCAGACGAGGGATGAGATCGGCGAATTGGCCGATACGTTCAACCATATGAGCAGGAGCCTGAAAGCCGTCGCCCGGAAAAACCGGGACAGCGCGGAACAAATGGCCGCATCCGCAGAAGAGCTGACTGCAGCCATCGATCAAGCGACCCAAGCGGCGGACCAGGTGGCCAGAGCCGTCGAAGAAATCGCCTCGGGTGCGGAAAAACAGATGGAAGGCGTGCAGCAATCCATCAAATCGTTGGAAGAGGTCAACCGGGGAATGGAGGAAATTTCGGACCTGACCGCCGAGGTGGCCGGGATGACGAAAGAGGCAAATCAACTGGCGGAGGAAGGAAGAAATTTTGTTGAAGAGACGGCCGCCCAAATGAATTCGATCAAGCGTTCCGTCGCCCATTCGGACGAGGAAATCCGCCACTTGTACGAAAGGTCCAAGGAAATCGGCTTAATCTTGAACGTGATCGCCGACATTTCCGATCAAACGAATCTGCTTGCCTTGAACGCCGCCATCGAAGCGGCCAGGGCCGGCGAACAGGGGAAAGGGTTCGCCGTCGTCGCCGAGGAAGTCAAAAAACTTGCGGAACAAACCCGGATGGCCTCCAAACAAATTGAAGATCTGATCCGGCAAACCCAGGAAAACGTCACAAACACCGTGACGGAAATGGAATCGGTAAGAAAAGAAGTGGATAAGGGGCTGGCCATCTCCCTGGAAACGAAGGAGAAATTTGTGAAGATTTTATCCATGATGGAGTCGATCTCCCCCCAATCGGAAAGAATCTCGGGAATCATTCAGCAATTGACGGCGGAAGTCCAGGAGGTTTTATCCGCCACATCGAAACTTTCAGGCATCGCCGAGGAAAACGCGGCAACGAGCCAGGAAGTGGCCGCATCCGCCCAGGAACAAATGGCATCCATGGAAGAGATCAAAGGGTTGTCGAAGAACCTGGCGCAAACGGCGGAAGAATTGCAATCGGCGGTGCAGTCGTTCAAAATATGATTCTTGTAAAAATGGAAAAGGACAGAGACGGAGGCAAACCGGCCCCCGTTTCCCGTTTGCTTCCGCACGTTGCAGGCTGCCCTGGGCTTCCGGGCAGCTTTTTTTATGGAATTTTTTGCGTTGCCCCGTTGCCATACCCGCTTGGTAAGCCCAGAATGGTTTGCCGCTGGCGTTTTCCTTGGTTGCAGCGGCGAAACGGGGCAAAGGCAGCGGCAAGGCCAAGACGTATTTTCTCGCCGAAGCGGGTTTCGCCGGCAGGCATCAGATACCGGTTCAACAAACGCCTGCCATTTTCCTTTCATCAGCCGTGAACCGGGGCGACGCGCACAAAAACCCGCTCGGAAAGGAGAATCCGATTTTTTTCGCCAAAATGATTCATTTCCTCCATATGGCGGAAAAACAATGCATCCAAATGAAAACGCTTATAAACTATGATGGAGTTGGGAAGATCGTACCGGTTTTAGCATTGCTCAAAAGGAGGAATCGCAGAAGTGAAAAGAATTTTATTGGCCTGTTCATCGGGGATGTCCACCAGTCTGCTCGTTTCAAAGATGAGGGAGGTGGCGGAACAAAAGGGCATCGAGACAGAGATTTGGGCAGTGGGAAATGAAAAGGCGGAAAAGGAAATGGAAAAGGCGGACGTCCTGCTGATCGGCCCGCAAATGAGATTTTTAAAGAAAAAATTGGAGAAGAAGGCCGAGGAAATCGGGATTAAGGTGGATGTCATCGACCCCGTGGCCTACGGCCGGATGGACGGCGAAAAAGTTTTTCATCAAGCGTTGGAATTAATAAACAAATGAAAGCAGGTGAGAAAATCGATGAACAAAGTGATGGAGTTTTTGGAAAGATGGTTGCTGCCCGTGGCGGAAAAATTAAATAATAACCGGTATTTAACCGCCCTTCGCGACGGTTTCATGGTCGCGCTGCCCGTCATCATTTTCGGTTCCATTTTTGTCGTCATTGCCAACTTTCCTTTTCTTGACCGCCTTTTGGGCGAGGAAGCGTACGCGGCCTATCAGAACGCCTTGGGGCCCGCGTCTGCAGCGACTTTAAGCTTGATGGGACTTTTCGTGATCGTCGGGATCGGGTATAAATTGACCGAACATTACGGCGGCCAGGCGATCTACGGCGGGGTTGTGGCGATCGCTTCCTTTCTGATCCTCACGCCGCAGACGGTGGAAAAGGTGACCGGTGCGATCCCGACATCCAGTTTGGGTGCGCAAGGGCTGTTTTTGGGGATTTTTACCGCCATTATTTCCGCGGAACTTTACCGCTTTTTCGTCAACAAAAATTGGGTCATCAAAATGCCCGCGGGTGTTCCCGAAGCCGTGTCGAGATCTTTCAGTTCCCTGATCCCCATCGGCTTGACTTTGACCGTCTTTCTGCTGGTGCGGATATTATTCAGCTACACGCCCTATGAAACCGTTCAAAACTTCATTTATACGGTCATTCAACAGCCGCTTACGAAACTGGGAAGCGGTCTCGGCGCGACCATCGTCGCGGTCATCCTCATTCAAATCTTCTGGTTTTTCGGCCTGCACGGTCAAATCATCGTCAACACCGTGTTTGACCCGATCTGGTACGCATTAAATGACGAAAATTTTCAAGCCTTTCAGGCCGGACGGGAGCTTCCCAATGTCATCACGAAACAATTCATCGACACTTTCCTGGTCGGAATGGGCGGCTCGGGAATGACTTTGGCGGTTGTCATCCTCATTTTCCTCATCGGCCGGAGCAGGCAGGTCAAAGAGCTTGGCAAGTTGGGCGGACCGCCCGGCATATTCAACGTCAACGAACCGATTACTTTCGGGCTGCCGATCATTTTAAACCCCTTGGCCCTGATCCCTTGGATCTTGGCACCCGTGGTGGTAACGGTGATTACGTATTTTGCCATGGCGAGCGGCCTGGTGCCGAAACCGGCCGGCATCATCGTCCCGTGGACAACGCCGATCGGAATCAGCGGTTTTTTGGCGACCGGCAACGCCTGGCAAGGTGCGGTTTTGCAAATCTTTAATCTTTTGGTTGTGATGGCGATTTGGTGGCCCTTCTTAAAAATCATTGATAAAAGCTATTATGAAAAGGAAAATAAGCCTTCGGAGTAAAGGGATGAAAAATATGGCCCCACCCTTGCCGAATCATGGGGCCACTATCTTTTCTAATCATACATAACGAACTTCAGGAGTGATTGAACATTGGACGAATTGACAGAAATTGCCTTTCAAATCATCTTGCATGCAGGAAATGGCCGGTCTTCTGCCATGGAAGCCATCCAGGAAGCAAAGGAAGGAAATTTTGAAAAAGCAGATGATTTAATGAAGGAAGCCGGTGAGGAATTGGCAATCGCCCACGGCTACCACAGCCGGCTTTTGCAAAAAGAGGCGAGCGGAAAAAGCGCCCCCGTCAATGTCATCCTGATCCATGCCCAAGACCATTTGATGACGGCGATCACCGTCAAGGATTTGGCCTTGGAATTCGTCGAACTTTATAAAAATAAATAAGGGAGGAGGAAAAACATGGATATTCGTTATCGTTTCCCTGCCGGTTTCTGGTGGGGGTCGGCAACTTCGGCCACCCAAATCGAAGGAGCGGCAAGGGAAGGCGGAAAAGGGAAAAACATTTGGGATTATTGGTATGAAATCGAGCCGAATCGTTTTTTTGACAAGGTGGGTCCGGAGACTGCCTCCGATTTTTACCATCTGTATAAAGAAGACATCCGGCTGATGAAGGAAATTGGGCATAATTCCTTCCGTTTTTCCATTTCCTGGTCGAGGCTCGTTCCCGGCGGTAGGGGAAAGGTAAATCCGGAAGCGGTGAATTTTTACAACCATGTGATTAACGAACTGCTGAAAAACGGCATCGAACCTTTCGTTACCCTATACCATTTCGACATGCCTTTGGAATTGCAGGAAGAAGGCGGCTGGGAAAGCCGGGAAGTGGTGGAAGCTTATAAAAACTATGCGGCCCAGTGCTTCCGTTTGTTCGGCGACCGGGTAAAAATGTGGTTTACCTTCAATGAACCGATCGTTCCGGTTGAAGGAGGATATTTGTACGACTTTCATTATCCGAACGTCGTTGATTTCCGGCGGGCGGCCCAGGTAGCCTTTCATACCATGCTCGCCCATGCGAAGGCCGTCGAGGCGTTCCGCGAAGCCGGGATACGGGGAGGAAAGATCGGCATCATCCTGAATTTAACGCCCTCCTATCCGAGGAGCCGTCATCCGGCAGACATGAAGGCCGCCCGCATCGCCGATTTGTTTTTCAACCGGAGCTTTCTGGATCCGGCGGTTTTGGGGGAATATCCGGAAGAACTCGTCCGGCTGTTGCAAGAGTACGGGCAATTGCCGGCATTCCGTAAGGAAGATTTGGAATGGATCAAAAATTATAAAATCGACATCCTCGGCGTCAATTATTACCAGCCGAGGAGGGTGAAAGCGAAGGATCATTTGCCCAATCCCTACAGCCCCTTTATGCCGGAATGGTTTTTTGATTATTACGAAATGCCGGGAAGGAAAATGAACCCCTACCGCGGATGGGAGATCTACGAAAAGGGCATTTACGACATCATGGTCAATTTGAAGGAAAACTACGGAAACATCGAATGCTATGTTTCGGAAAACGGTATGGGCGTGCAGGATGAGGAACGTTTTATCCGGGACGGGATGATTCACGACGATTATCGGATCGAATTTATCAAAGGCCATTTGATTTGGCTCCATAAGGCGATCCGGGAAGGATGCAACGTCAAAGGCTACCATTTGTGGACATTCATGGACAATTGGTCGTGGACGAATGCTTACAAAAACCGCTACGGCCTTGTTTCCGTCGACCTCCGCACGAAAAAAAGGACACCGAAGAAAAGCGCCTGGTGGTTTAAGTCGCTGGCGGAAAACAACGGATTCTGAACACAAGCTTTCCTGCGGTTCTGGTCTTTATGATCAGAGCCTTTTTTCGAATGCTTTCCCTTTCGGATATAAGCGATTCCCTGCATTATTATGATCGATTTTTCCAAGCCGTTGCTGTGATTCGGCAAAAATTCATTTGGAGTGTCCGATCATGATCAACTCCCGTTTAAAAACGATATTGCGAGAATTGATGTCCGTTAAGACTCCTCTAACGGGGGCGTATCTGGCCAATTTAAACAAGGTTACTCCGCGAACGACCAGGGAAGATATAAAAATGCTGGATGATTTGCTCCGGATGCATGGTGCCCGCATTTCTTCCCTGATGGGCAGGGGATACCAGCTGGAGGTATTGGATGACCAAAAATTCCGAAGCTTTTTGCGCAATCTTTCCGCTGCGGAACAAGATTCGGCGCCCATGCCC
Coding sequences:
- the arcD gene encoding arginine-ornithine antiporter, with protein sequence MAEKKLGLIPLIALVIGSMVGGGAFNLAGDMALGANAGAVIIGWVITGIGIIALAFVFQNLTMRKPELDSGIYSYAKEGFGSFLGFNSAWGYWLSAWLGNVAYATLVFSSIGYFLPVFEGGQNVASIIGASVVLWLVHFLVLRGVHSAAFINTVATIAKIVPIFLFIVCAIFAFHWDTFTHDFWGSEGFSWSSVAEQVKSTMLVTLWVFIGVEGAVVMSERAKDKSDVGKATVIGLISVLIIYVLISLLSLGVLSREELADLPNPAMAYVLESIVGKWGAVIINLGLIISVFGAWLSWTLFAAELPYVTAKDKIFPKWLAKENENKAPVNSLWLTNGLVQLFLITLLFSEKAYNFMFSLASSAILIPYMLSAFYQVKLTITKETYDKNANGWMKDVIVGLVASVYAVWLVYAAGLDYLVLTMLLYAPGIILYKWTKKENKVTTPDTGLDKGLMVLFVVLAVYAVFGLATGRITI
- the arcC gene encoding carbamate kinase; translated protein: MEREKVVIALGGNAIQAGDGTAESQQKAIAETAVQLAEIIKLGYQVVITHGNGPQVGNILLQQIKADSKQTPAMPLDTCGAMSQGMIGYWLEKEMDARLRAEGIDKEVAAIVTRVEVDPKDPAFENPTKPIGPFYSEEEAKKIMEETGAVFREDAGRGWRRVVPSPKPVKIMEYKIIETLIENGYIVIAAGGGGVPVYREEGKIVGVEGVIDKDFASQKLAELIDADILLILTEVETAYINFKKPGQEALREITAKKAREYVEQGQFAQGSMLPKVEAAIAFAESKPGRKGIITSLDKGLDALLGKTGTVITAE
- a CDS encoding glycoside hydrolase domain-containing protein; its protein translation is MPYVWGVDSALSVTKESYDCVLYNYGKPEFWGRYLTTVPGQSEGVTEKEIALLHDSGTRILPIYNQFRQAKGYRNGRVTAANMIFHARRLGIPDGKVLFANVERFFPVDAGWISGFVDAFNPSGYKPGIYHDPVTGGFSEAFCRAAAENPKVSDQTILWSAEPHPGASGRNDAPPFSPKKVPCRANSWGWQYGREAEACPVDTNLIDKRLYGLLW
- a CDS encoding HAMP domain-containing methyl-accepting chemotaxis protein, coding for MLKGKNKRSLRKKLYVSFLFILLVPGLCISFFSYQQAKKGIESKMRMAAKENIQILESYLGSSLGSRIEDVNYYAETVSAARLTEERQEDLYRRFRDYLQPDDEVLDLYIGTVSGKMISSDPEAADPDYDPRERPWYKEAMAARGEIAITAPYVDSFTGDMVVTLSKRLKDGSGVIGLDLIINKIRDLADHAQIGKEGYVFLLDDQRKFITHPDEKPGTKAKHEFFAKLYEKKSGEFEYAFHGQKYITIFTTDDLTGWKIAGTMNASEVAKEARPILKSTLVIIFTALLIGIAAVMLIIRSILQPVRALKDAADHIRKGEIGGEIPVQTRDEIGELADTFNHMSRSLKAVARKNRDSAEQMAASAEELTAAIDQATQAADQVARAVEEIASGAEKQMEGVQQSIKSLEEVNRGMEEISDLTAEVAGMTKEANQLAEEGRNFVEETAAQMNSIKRSVAHSDEEIRHLYERSKEIGLILNVIADISDQTNLLALNAAIEAARAGEQGKGFAVVAEEVKKLAEQTRMASKQIEDLIRQTQENVTNTVTEMESVRKEVDKGLAISLETKEKFVKILSMMESISPQSERISGIIQQLTAEVQEVLSATSKLSGIAEENAATSQEVAASAQEQMASMEEIKGLSKNLAQTAEELQSAVQSFKI
- a CDS encoding PTS sugar transporter subunit IIB, with product MKRILLACSSGMSTSLLVSKMREVAEQKGIETEIWAVGNEKAEKEMEKADVLLIGPQMRFLKKKLEKKAEEIGIKVDVIDPVAYGRMDGEKVFHQALELINK
- the celB gene encoding PTS cellobiose transporter subunit IIC, with product MNKVMEFLERWLLPVAEKLNNNRYLTALRDGFMVALPVIIFGSIFVVIANFPFLDRLLGEEAYAAYQNALGPASAATLSLMGLFVIVGIGYKLTEHYGGQAIYGGVVAIASFLILTPQTVEKVTGAIPTSSLGAQGLFLGIFTAIISAELYRFFVNKNWVIKMPAGVPEAVSRSFSSLIPIGLTLTVFLLVRILFSYTPYETVQNFIYTVIQQPLTKLGSGLGATIVAVILIQIFWFFGLHGQIIVNTVFDPIWYALNDENFQAFQAGRELPNVITKQFIDTFLVGMGGSGMTLAVVILIFLIGRSRQVKELGKLGGPPGIFNVNEPITFGLPIILNPLALIPWILAPVVVTVITYFAMASGLVPKPAGIIVPWTTPIGISGFLATGNAWQGAVLQIFNLLVVMAIWWPFLKIIDKSYYEKENKPSE
- a CDS encoding PTS lactose/cellobiose transporter subunit IIA, whose protein sequence is MDELTEIAFQIILHAGNGRSSAMEAIQEAKEGNFEKADDLMKEAGEELAIAHGYHSRLLQKEASGKSAPVNVILIHAQDHLMTAITVKDLALEFVELYKNK
- a CDS encoding glycoside hydrolase family 1 protein; the encoded protein is MDIRYRFPAGFWWGSATSATQIEGAAREGGKGKNIWDYWYEIEPNRFFDKVGPETASDFYHLYKEDIRLMKEIGHNSFRFSISWSRLVPGGRGKVNPEAVNFYNHVINELLKNGIEPFVTLYHFDMPLELQEEGGWESREVVEAYKNYAAQCFRLFGDRVKMWFTFNEPIVPVEGGYLYDFHYPNVVDFRRAAQVAFHTMLAHAKAVEAFREAGIRGGKIGIILNLTPSYPRSRHPADMKAARIADLFFNRSFLDPAVLGEYPEELVRLLQEYGQLPAFRKEDLEWIKNYKIDILGVNYYQPRRVKAKDHLPNPYSPFMPEWFFDYYEMPGRKMNPYRGWEIYEKGIYDIMVNLKENYGNIECYVSENGMGVQDEERFIRDGMIHDDYRIEFIKGHLIWLHKAIREGCNVKGYHLWTFMDNWSWTNAYKNRYGLVSVDLRTKKRTPKKSAWWFKSLAENNGF